Part of the Branchiostoma floridae strain S238N-H82 chromosome 11, Bfl_VNyyK, whole genome shotgun sequence genome, atcactttgaagatttgacaggagaaagaaagaaacattacgaatacaatatatttcaccatactatgtatggctgaaatataataagacATTTGCACCACAACTACCATTccagtacatgtgtataaagAAATTCATATCAAAGAAAACTAATCAGTCCTAAGATGTTTGTTGCTGACCTTGATCTTGATGCTGTGCTTGCTGAAGGCTCTAGTCCTGAGCAGCTGCAGGATACAGTGCACTGGGAGGTACCCGGTGTTGTGGGCGCTCAGACTGGGGGTCACAGGGACAGTCACTGCATGGGCTGTAATCACCTGGGGAACAGAGAAATACATTAGTTCATACAAAAGTAGACAATGTACAAATTTGTTAACATTaactagtacatacatgttaaaagaaaataatgtagGGAGTGTATGTCATGATTGATGGTATTGAAGTTTTTACAACAAACACAAATTCAGAGTGGCATTTGCACTATGCATATGTACTTTGCAAGTCTTCTTTTCTTGGTAAATTGAGAAGATCTGTACCTGTTCAGGGAACACTTCTTGTGTGAAGATTGTCTTCAGTCTGGCCAGGGAGTTTCTGCTGGAGATCTGGAAAATACACTATACATTTAAAAACACAGACTACAAATCTTAGTACAGACAAACATAGCTTTTGATTCTTTATAATCATGGCTACATTTACAGCGATTCGGCTATCTTGACCCTTATTCAACCACAATACACTCAATTTCAATAAGATTTCTACAAGGTCACACAAGAAGGGTGCAAATGAAATTTCTTCCACCCACCTTCATCCCTAGAGTGTTGGACACCAGGTCAGTGATGGCCCCTATCTGATTGCTGTGGAAGTGCAGTGCTACCAACAGTAAGGTCTCTCCACAGGAGGCACTGCCTCTGCAAGAACACACCATTGGTTAGGGGCTGAAATGTTGGAGAACTAATTGTACATCAGATGTGATACGCAAACACATTATACTTTTATCATTTGACAGGTAGTTCCTACTACCAAGAGAATTTCAGCAAAATCTATTCCGAAGTAAAGATGTTTGGAGTCAACCACactgcataaatgtgaaaaaaaaaactttcttttcaCTTGGAGAATTGAAGACTAGAGAAACAAGGTAGAGTTTAGGGAGAGAGAATATCTAGAGGCATTTCAAACAAGACTTAGTAAACAAACAATGGAGAAGTACAAGTTAGTGTGTCCTTACTGTGGTAGGCTAGCCGTCTCCTTCACCAGTTGTTTGAGCCATTCTGCTGCCTGTTTTTCCTGCTCCAGGCCCATCAGCAGGTGTGGTGATGCCAGCAGGGCACACAGAGACAGGCACTGTAACCGGTCACCTGCGGGCACCCGTGGTACAGGACTGGTGATCACATTTAACAGGCACTGGGATTCCTCCTCACTCAACCTGAGGACACAGcattcaccaaaaaaaaaaaaaattcatatccAAAACAAACAGGTTGCATATGCATACAGTCTAAATTACTATCTAATGATGGCATAATACATAACAGAATTTAGTGCTGTGtagcaaaaagaaaacagacctgaaaaaaatcagtgaaccggattttggaccgaatAGAAAATGACCAGATCACATTGGCAGGGGTTTACATGCTTTTGACCAAAAAGGCATATACAATAAATTTCTTCAGCTTTTAAGATGACAGAACCTATACtgattcatatacatgtacaagctgcaTTAAACATCAAGTTGTACAATAGACTAAATAATGGGGAAAAAGATCTAAGTTATATGTTCATTCTGGCAGTGAGTAGAGCATACTTGAGCCCAGCTATCCCCTTGAGTGCACAGTAGAGCCTGAGCAGTGCGCTGGCCTGGACAGCCCTCTGGCTGGGGATACAGGCGTCTCCGGACTCCCTGCAGGGCAGGATGGactgcagctgctgcagcagGGTCTTCCGCAGTCTCTGCACGACGGAGACGTTCCATCCTCGGGAGTGCTGGCGAGCAAAAAAGACTGgtggttacatgtatgtgaaggcATTTTAATGGTGCTAAACAATAATATGCATAAGCATAAGCATAAAGGATTGCAGAAGTGAACATTTCATCTAAATATCAGTTCTTTGCTCTTTCCTCGGGTTCAGTCAAAATTAGATCAAGACTAATTTGTCCCAATTTgagatatctttttttttcctttagtCTCTTAGTCAGAGTGCTGGTATACATGGATACAGGACTTCGGGGTGACAAACTCCAAtctgtcatgctggacaggaacttGTGGACAGCCTGGTGTCATCTGTTTGAGGATGAACTGAGCTAAAGCTGATAAATAGTACTATTTAAGTGAAATAATGGCTCTTTCCCTACCTTCTGAGCATTTCTGAGGAAGGCAGCTAGCCAGGCCCTGACCCTGCTGTCACTCCCCAGCAGCACCCCGCTCACAAACGCTACAATCTCACTGCACACGTCACAGGAGTCCGGGCTCAGGTGGTCCAAGGTCAAGGTCACAGCAAGGTCAGGAAGGGCACAGTGTTCTACCTGGGTACGAAAGCAGTGGAAACAGATAAGTTATGACCGAAGGATGACAGTCTTTTAATACATGACATCAGGGTtatagccagcacccgtccttcgaaacgttggaaaaaaatgttgcccattccgtcctctgtgacggacaaaatcGATATATTATATCGTAttccttgtgtaatttttcatcaaaacaaatgccattgaacagctaagtctaccagcaaaacttacacctcaaaatgcaggaaataaagtttcaaaggtGCTAGATTTAATTTCCAGGGAGTATATGCCCCTGGATGGCACTTGATaagattcaaaatcaaggggacggaaaatgattttaagctggctacaaccctgcatgaCAGTGATTTATAACTAATGTTAAGGGCTGCAGTATCTTTCGGGTCCTACGGTACACATTTTTGTAAGCTGTTATATCTGCGTATCAGAAGAGCACATTGAACAACCGACAATACACTATACCTATTGATAAGAGTAGAGGCATGACTGCATGTGTGTGATAGGTTCAAACCTATCAGCTCCTAGCATAACTTGTACTTACCAGCTCTAAGTGTAGAACTGGTATATTAGCTTTGCCATAAGGTAAGTTACTGGTAATGATGAagatgaaattttgaaaagcaGACACAATGTACTGCATCTAAAGGCTGCTAGACTGTTTTATGGAGCTTACCAGCATGCCTCGGACAGTGGCTGCATGTGAAGGGTGCATGACAAGCAGCTGTCTCAGCACAGCTGTTCTGCGCCTGCCCTCCATACTGTCATCCTCCAGGTGCTGGGCCTTAGATACCAGGGAAAGGGACACTGGGGGCAAAACAtatggtttggtttatttattcatttatgaatCTTCAGGAGAGTCCCTTCAGTTAatgtaactgatttccaagggagcccttacatgtacaagtactaTAACTCATGGCATTGAACAACTTTGCTTCAATGctttaaaaatctttatatcatataatatgTTACTGTCGTAATGACTTGAGTATTTGTCTTACATTCCATAGGCCCTGAGACTGACCTCAAACTACGCCATACCAAAGAGCTTTTAAACAAATGGCACAAGTCTCAAGtctcaccaaaaaaaaaacgagattGGAGCTGCCCTTATAAGTACCATATGGAAAGAGTTAGAAAACTTAACAAGGGAAGGAGAAAATAGAGGAAACAAGCTGTGTAGTAACATATTCAATGACATCCTACCTTCATGGAAGCTATCTGGTGCATTGGCGACCAGCCTGCCTAACAGCCACAGTCCATTCTTGACCCTGAGTAACCCCTCTGCTACCTTGCTGATGGGCAGGAGGGTGGGGAGTTCTAAAATACCAACAGTTACGCAAGGAGTTTAGTACAGAAACATGTGAAGAAGTTCTGTTGACAAAAGCAATGAAATTCTGTCAGTACATGCCGTAACACCAAAGCTGGAATAAActgctacagtcaaacctgtgcaaaaAGACCACCCAGGGTagcaataaaatctggtctgtgTGGACAGGATGTCACTATACTATAGAAGATTTTTTGgaaatgggaaaaattatctacagGACAACCAAAAAGTGGTttcatgtagaggtggtcacttgaacAGGTTTAAGTttaattgtacattttggtcatcatgtacatgtagaggaGGCCACTTGTATAGGCTGGactgtacattttgtgaaaCTACTGACCAGCCTGTGCCACACACAGCACATCCGCTATCTCCTCCAGATGGGACTGACTCTCAAACAGTTCACAGGGACGCACATAGAACTTTGCTTCTGAGCTCTCCGCCTGCAAAATAAAGCAACATATGAaattaatttgtttttcatctCTATGATCATAAGCCCAAAAACTTCATAGCCCTGTCAGCTGTACTATAAACTTCTCTACAtcagtactgtacatacatgtatctatacagatgctatgatacatgtaaattgtaaatgttACTGAGAGTATAAAAAAGTAACCAGCTCTAGCAAAGTAATCACAGACTAAGTTTACACCTGAACAAGTGCATTTTAAGATTATAAGAATATGAGCATGATTTATAAATCTAAAGATACAATTACACTTTAATAATATGGCACTAGAAGTGGTATGCTTGAGACATGATTTACCAGCCCCATCAGAATGAGCAGTTCCCTCAGCACCAGTCGGAGGCGGCTGGCTGCATCGCTGCGCTCAAACTCCAGGGCCAGGCCTGCCTGGGACGTCAGGGCGCTCTCCAGCTCTGATCCTCCCAACTTGGACCTgagaaataatagaaaaatacatggtatacacaACGTTACTGATAATGctcattttctttattgttgTCTAGTCTTGTCAATCAGCTAGTTGGTCAGTTATGACACAGTGACACCCTCTGGATGTACAGCGCTGCGCCTCTGGCCATACCCTGTATGAGCCCCATAGCCATAGACTTCCCATacaatatatgtgtgtgtgcatgcatgagATTAACATTAGACAAATAATGTTAGAtgttatgtgtatttgtgtgtgagCAGGCATTCAAGTGTGAGCGAGAGATTGCTGCTGCTGCTTATTAAAGTTGTAGCCACAGTgctgaacaaaaataaaagGGCAACTCCCTGATATGCTATCAATTTTGACTCTTGGTGTTTGCATTACAATAATAGTACACATTATAGATACAAGTGCATATCGCGTGCAGTACAATAATGATGCGCACGTTGGCGCTTCTTCACAATGACATACCAGCGTACTTCAAAAACATATTATGCATCAAGCACTGATCACAATAGCTGGTGATACTACTTAAATCTAACCTGATTGcttgttcttttcttgcatCTTGCTCCAACGCGTGGAAGTCCACGGACAAAAGGGCAACGATTGAGTTCACTGGTTCGTGTGAAGAGAGGAGCTTCAGGATAGTTTTACGGTTCTGGGCCCAGCGCTGGCTACCGTCCATGGCCGCGCAGAGTGACATTCTCACCAGGCAAGGCAGCAGGCAACGGACTTCTTCTTCTGAAAGAGTCGCCATCAGATCGACGTCGACGCCGTACACGGCCTGGAAAGACCGCGGAGTCACTGCCATCGGCACAACTCGtctgggcgccgccatttttgttttctcCTATGGGAAGACCACATAGGGATGAAGTACATACTGCATggttataaagaaaacatactttaaaaaatctgaatCAAATGGTTTTGCTTCCATGAATCAACACAAATGCATTTCAACTTAtccttttaaaattttttattctaattttaCTGAAAATGGTATAGTACGTATCTTTATAAATAATTTTCAGAATTGTGCGACATATGTGGACTTGTAAAGTTTCCATCATGGCGTCCAGCAGGGGAAAAGGTGAGAGAAAATCGTTTAGTTTTCTTCCCCAAGATAACTAGATACTGAATGCAAACGATATCTTACTAATGTAAAATATGATTTGTCGTTAAACTAGTGAAGGTATAAGCCCAGGTGCTTTGCAAACAACGGAATCTAAAAAGACGTATGCATCCGGgtagaagggggaggggggcgaaaaaTTGGGTATAATATTTTGTTGACAaattaatctttttttcttgtggtGTAAAATAGACGGTATCATAACGACTGTACTTTAAACCACTGTTAGATAAGAGCTACAGTATTTTCTAACAGCACTCAGTCATATATTATGTTGCCaggaatttaaaacaaaactcCTACCTGGCTGAAAACACTGTTCATATCAGATTTAATATTTCCCAATCTCATCCCTTATCTGTGTTGTTTATATTGTTGATACAGAATCAGCTGAGCAGGCCAAGCTGAGGTTTCAGGTGGAACTGGAGTTTGTGCAGTGTCTGGCCAACCCCAACTACCTGAACTGTATGTAAACATCACTAGATATGTAATGTCAGATATCTGTTGTTTCATTCTGTTAGGTTGAAGTGTGTTAACATGATCCTGGCATTCCACATTTTCATAGTTTATGCCTGTGAGTCTGTGCTTGGACTTAACATCTACTGTCACATTGCTTGCCATCATAAACCCTTTGGCAGATTCAAGTAATTGTGTGTGAGCAACAGGAATTTTGAGtacaaatatgtcaaaggtgaaggcccttCAGGcctcttgtaaaaaaaatgtaaacattcCACCATTTTGTAGGTGACAATTACTTGTGGACATAGTTACGCAAATGGAAACAATTGTTGAGACAAGGCAGTTTATGTCCCTAggacctttacctttgacatattacctatgATTCCTGTCGCTGTCTCATGTGTACATAAACGTGCATCAGAGAAAAGGTTTATTGCCTCGAATTtagtatttttcaaaatcttataCCACtatttacatgatacatgtagtttctccacttaaatacaatgtagttcatTGATGAGGATTTGAAGTTGAGTTTTACTTGGAAACATGCTGCTAGGACAAAAGGTcatgaataaaatgtatttgGTATTTTATGTTATTGAACTACTAGACAGCCACCTTATATTTATGATACAGAATACAAAGGGCATGTCATATTTAACACTTGAAAATACATAGCCGGTAACATGTTTTCTTGATTGCAGTTCTTGCCCAGAGGGGATATTTCAAAGACCAGACATTCATCAACTACCTGAAGTACCTTCTGTACTGGAAGCAGCCTGAATATGCCAAGTATCTTAAGTAAGTAGGAATTAGTGGTGTCTTGAATCTAGAGGTCCTTGGATCATATTCATAACCTGGTGACATCAGTTCGTTTACAGGGGCTTCCATACTCCCGTCCTAGTTAGAAATGGGGAGTATTGGAGCCCTAAACTAACGaaaatggcacccaggctatcaAATTGTGCAGGTCCCAatcttgttcccttgggaaaggtacatgtagttcgaCATTAGTTTCCTTACTCCACTTGTATAGGACATGAAGTTGAGGTCGTACGTTTCAGGGCAGCCACTCCTCCAGTATGCTATAGAATCCTCCACATTAATTAgtgtaggggtccttcccagtgtgagtagATCAACCCTATCAGTCTGTCTTATGCATCTTGTACTTACCGTACATAGATGATATGTTATGCCTTAAAGTGCTGGTAACAGCAGGTTATAGtttatacatacaaacaaacatcttcTCTCTCCAGATATCCGCAGTGCTTACACATGGTGGAACTACTGCAGTATGAAGCCTTCAGGAAGGAGTTAGTGAACTCACAGTGTACAAAGTTCATAGATGACCAGCAGGTCCTCCACTGGCAACATTACACCAGGAAGAGGATGAGGCTCCAGCAGGCTGCAGCATCACTGGGCCAACAGATGGCTCAACAACCAGATCAACAGGGACCTGCATCATAACTATAGGGGTGGGTTAGCCTGGTACTCAACCATATTATActttatagctcctgagtctttGGGATAGGACAGCAGAGACTCatcaggagctataatatggctggatactaGGCTGGGCGTGGATGACTGGACTGGACTGGAATATCACTTTGGATTggtaaaaacaaaaactaaacCTTAGTGGACCAGTTAAGGACTGGGACAAAAAAAGTTCAAACTGGTACATTGAACACATAgactaaaacaaaaaaacagatgCATGTACCTagattattacatgtactttgcccCATTATTTCTCTTGGGCCTAGATATCAACATAAGAAtaggacaaaaagaaaacttatgGGGCAGAGCTGAACTTGTGTTAACCTACTACTAGCATATGATAAGGGGTCTGTCTCTCAACATGTgacagacctggacctgaaccagatcTGGACCCGAAACTAGAAAGTTTCAATGGGGGTAGGTTCCAGGTACTAGCGACCGCCTCCAACTTTCTGCAGCCTGCCTGCTGGAAAGGCAGCTGCATTAGAACTGCAGGGATGTGGCTCAAGATGCTTCATCAATGTGTGAAGAAGGcagatttattttttttttatttttgcaacCGACATGCCTAACAACAGATTGTGAAATATACATTCAGCAAAAGGAGGAAAGAATGGGAGAAACATAATAGTGTTGTGTAAAGGTGCTTATGGTAACGTGTTGTTACTGATGTGCTCTCTGGTAGCTATCTGGTTCATattgttaagtacatgtacatgtacagatatattTAAAATATTGGACAAGTACACATGTATCTTCAATAGGAACCCATGTGTATGAGATGGTGTCCCAGGAAAGTGCTCCTGTTGTATATACTCCATGTCCATTATTGTGATTTTATATCATTAATCGTGAAAGGTCTAACCATAATTTCTGTGAAATTCAAtcttgtatgtgtatgttgtaCAGTAATGTGTATTGAGAAAGTTATTAGATTGATAAAATAGCTCTGTGCACATTCATTATGTAACTGCATTTAAATTATTAACTTTTATTCATCTAGTACACTTTGTATCATCATAAAAGAAGACATTATGGTAGAAAtaacatataaatgtatatctTGTGTTTCACTACCTTTTGAAAAGATTTTCAACATATGGACTCCGACCAGATtctttagcctgggtaccatcccatttctaccggggctccttacactcacttccctaaaaaaataggggtagcgagtgtaaggagccccggtagaatacggatggtactcaggctacagaTTCTTATGCAGGGAAGAAAAAGCGATCTCCCCAGCAAAAGATCCTAGTTCATATGTTGAAGATTGTGAATAGGCACTCCCCTCAAAAATGAATGTCTCCACTCCCAGAAGgcctgcaaaggaggctatagATTGCATAATCAAGGTCTATCCATGTCAGTCAGGGGTTTCACAGCTTGGCTTTTTGGTTGTTGCCAAATTCTGTCTAGCATCTAAGCTGCATTTGTACTATACATGTTACTCATACAGGAAATAGATCACAtgtaatgtaagaaaaaaatgtgtttacaGGCTCCATTGACTATAATTACTGTGGAGTTGAACACTAGTATACATAAGACAGAAGCATGATGGCCTTGGACATTTCTTGCTTACATAGGCCAACTGTCCATCCTTGGGCATAGACCATGGCCTTGGACAAAACTTAAGTAAATAACTAATGGTGCCATTCACTAAACTGTCTCTGCTGCCTTTCCTTCTTTAATAGAGATGTTGCTTTCCTGCCTCTCAAAGAGGTCCAGATCTCTGCAAAACCATCCAAATGACAGTTTGTCCACTGTCACAGTAACAGGGTTCCATACAGAAAATGGCAGATCTGTTACGGACTCTTGGAAATGTTCCCCGCTGTCATCGTAACGGTACAGGTAGTCATGAAACTCCGAAGACCACTGGAACAAACTGCCGTACTGCCCAGTGGTGTACACATGGGACAGTCTGTTATGATCAGGACGCTTCTCTGTGGTCCCGTTTACTGGATTGTATAACATGGGTCTGGTGGCATTAGTTTTCCAAATGAGGATTTGGTTTCCGTACACACCAGCAGCTTTGACCTGCACTGCTGTATCCTCCACTGTGTTCCATACATTTGAGGTTGGGTCATAGAACTTGAATTTTAGGGTTTCACCGTCATTTTCCTTAGAGTCTTCACCCTCCTCAGAAAATAGACCTGTGTCTGTCGGGTCCATCCCCCCCAGAAGGTACAGGTTACCATGAGATACACATGCTTGTACTGTCATGGGAACATCAGGGCACGGACAGCATATTGTCCATGTGTTTGTGTCTTCTGTGTACATTTCCACACTGGTTGGCTTGCCGTTCTGTTGTCCTCCTACCACGTACAGTCTCCCCTTTTCCACAGCAGAGATGTGACCATAGCGCCCAACATGCATGTCAGGAAGCTCCTTCCATGTATCCTGGAGGAAGCTGTAGGTGTATGCACACCTTTGCACACCCTCAGGATTATTAATGTCTGTACTCCCACCAGTGACGTAAACAATGTCGCCTTCAACTGTAACAGACATCAGTGACAGCTTCTGGGGCATGCGTGTTACCTTCCTCCAGCTGTCATCCTCTTCATCATAACATATCACATCACAGACTTCTGCTTTCTGGGTCTCTTGGTCCTGCTGACCAAAAAGGACAACGATTTCATGTGTAGCACAGCGGCGAATTTTCATCTGTTGATCGCACCTTCTTTCCTGCAAGTAGACCTGACTGTTTGTGATCATCTCCAAACATTCGTTTGCCTCCAGCACCAGTGGATGTTGCGCAAGTCTCTTCAGGGTGGACAGTCTCAAATGTGTCAGTCTCACGCAGTGCAGTACTCTTGGGAAACTGGGGAGGCGCTGTTGTGTGTTATGGTTCACCCATTTCAAGACAGCGGTGAAAGTGTCTTCTTCACTTTTAATCACGAGTTCCTCACTGTCTAGTATCTCTTTCACTTCGTTCTCTCCCAGTTCCAAGAAACAGGGATCCTCCTTTGCGGAAGAGAACTGTGTGATGACCAAATTTCTGGCCCTGTCTAGCAGTGTCCAGCAGCAGACCGCTTTTGCTAGCACCA contains:
- the LOC118425799 gene encoding mediator of RNA polymerase II transcription subunit 31-like, translated to MWTCKVSIMASSRGKESAEQAKLRFQVELEFVQCLANPNYLNFLAQRGYFKDQTFINYLKYLLYWKQPEYAKYLKYPQCLHMVELLQYEAFRKELVNSQCTKFIDDQQVLHWQHYTRKRMRLQQAAASLGQQMAQQPDQQGPAS
- the LOC118425798 gene encoding kelch-like protein 3; translated protein: MFLTEMSEFGKDEIRLSGIRMAELRKLVGYLYTGEVEVDGERVQDLLLAANMWQFSAIQTACEMYLDSHLDTCNCIGVMVLAKAVCCWTLLDRARNLVITQFSSAKEDPCFLELGENEVKEILDSEELVIKSEEDTFTAVLKWVNHNTQQRLPSFPRVLHCVRLTHLRLSTLKRLAQHPLVLEANECLEMITNSQVYLQERRCDQQMKIRRCATHEIVVLFGQQDQETQKAEVCDVICYDEEDDSWRKVTRMPQKLSLMSVTVEGDIVYVTGGSTDINNPEGVQRCAYTYSFLQDTWKELPDMHVGRYGHISAVEKGRLYVVGGQQNGKPTSVEMYTEDTNTWTICCPCPDVPMTVQACVSHGNLYLLGGMDPTDTGLFSEEGEDSKENDGETLKFKFYDPTSNVWNTVEDTAVQVKAAGVYGNQILIWKTNATRPMLYNPVNGTTEKRPDHNRLSHVYTTGQYGSLFQWSSEFHDYLYRYDDSGEHFQESVTDLPFSVWNPVTVTVDKLSFGWFCRDLDLFERQESNISIKEGKAAETV